GGTAGGCTAACTGACCTGCGATCGCAGCAAAGGATACGCCAATATAAATCCCAAACAACAGCGCAATCACCAGCACCGAAATCCGCCGCCAAGGGTTACGCAATTCTTGCTTCAGTTGCTGGCCTAGACCAGAGACTAAGGTATTGAGACGGGTATTCTGCATTAAAAATGTTCCCTGCAACAGTTATGACTGAACCTGGGTTGAAATCCAGTTGAGATAGGGCATCGAACCTGCCGTCACGGGCAAAGCAATGATCTCTGGTACATCATAGGTGTGTAATTCACGCACTTTCGTTTCTAAGTCCGCAAATTTATCCTGTTGAGTCTTGATCATCAACTGCCATTCTGGCTCATTCTGCACCTTGTTATCCCAGGTATAGATGGATGATACGGGAAATAGACTGACACAGGCCGCCAGGTGATCTCGAACGAGAAGCGCTGCGATCGCAACCGCTTCATCTTCAGAAGAGGCAGTAATCATCACCACAATCGCGTCTGTTTCCATGCTCGAAAATCACTAGTTGGGTTCAACAACAGTGTATCGGCTATTGGGTCTAATCTGGCATGGCAGTCTGATCAATGCTTAGGATTCGCATTCGCAGATGACCCATCAACCATAACCCTAAATATTTCTTATTTTGGATTAATCCGGAACTATACAGCAAATTCAAAGAATGAGAGCTAAAAATCTTATTTTTTTGCTCAAGGCTGATAATTCACCACCATTAACGATGCCAGGCAAACTGTATGTCTAGGGCACCTTAAAGGATATGCAGCTTAGATTAAGACCACATCTTTGAATATGGTCAACGAGTCCTCACCGAAGCGCTGGGAATTCAGAGCCCAAGACATTCCCGCGCTCTTTGCATCCGAAGCAGACTGTGACCTTCTTTTGCAGTCGTATCGTGTGCGCGCTGATGGCATTATGGTGGCCATGAACGGCTTTTTATGCCTTGTTTGTTTTGCCCTTGCTCCCCTACGCAATACAGGAGCTGCAGCATTAGCGATTGGAGTTCCGACATTGCTCCTCTCCCTTTGGCTAAGACATCGCCATTCGGGTGAGTTAGGGACGCGACTCTATATGGCCTGTGGCTTTATGATCTACACGGCTTTAATTATTCATCAGAACGGAGGTGTGACCGAAGCCCATTTTTCTGCCTTTGGACTGATTGGGGTCCTCCTTTACTATCGCGACTGGCGCACCATTCTTACTGCTACCGTATTTATCTACTTACATCATTTCGTCTTGGGTTATGGCCAAACATTAGGTTGGCCCATTTATGTGTTTGCTGACTCCCATTTTTGGCGGATGTTTGTCAGTCATGTGCTCTATTTCCTTCCCTTTGTGGGGATGATGTCCTATCTCTCTATTTGGCTACGACGAGAAGGCTATGAAAACCAACAGGATCTAATTGCCCTTAGACAAGCAGAACAGGAATTAATTCAATTTAATGAAGTCCTAGAAAAGCGGGTTGAAGAACGGACGTTTGCATTGCAAGCCGCAAAACTGGAAGCGGATCGTGCCAACCAGGCTAAAAGCGAATTTCTGGCCAATATGAGTCATGAACTCCGTACTCCCCTCAACGGCATCCTCGGTTACGCCCAAATTCTTAGCCGTTCCAAAACTCTATCCGCTGACGATAGAAACGGGGTAGGTGTCATATTAGATAGCGGTTCCCACCTATTGTCACTGATCAACGATGTCCTTGACTTAGCCAAAATCGAAGCCGGTAAACTGGAGCTTGTTCCGACCACCACATCTTTACCTAACCTCTTGCAAAGGGTCGTGGATATCTGCCAAATCAAGGCCACGCAGAAGGGACTTCAGTTCTCGTATAAACCTAGTCCCCAGTTACCTGAAGGAATATTGGCTGACGAGAAATTGCTTTCTCAGGTACTGATCAATCTCATCGGCAACGCGATTAAGTTTACCAATGCGGGGACTGTGACCTTCCAGATTGAAGTCTCCAAGGGGAGTGATGAACAGGTTTCTCTAATGTTCAAGGTGATCGATACAGGCAGGGGCATTGCCGAAGAAGATATAGACAAACTATTTGAGGCATTTGAACAAGTTGGAGATCATCACAAACAGTCTGAAGGAACTGGATTAGGTCTCGCCATTAGCCAACGCATTGTTCAACTCATGGGGGGGACGATTCACATCAACAGCAAGCCGGGGGATGGTAGCGAATTTTGGTTCATACTAGACTTCCCGCTGGTCGAAAGTGGGAAAAAGCGACAACCCTTCCGATCTCGTCAGCGGATCATCGGCTACCAAACTTCCCACAACCGACAGGGTGAGATTCCCCTTACTCTTCTGGTTGTAGATGATCATGGGGAGAATCGAGCTGTTTTGCTCAATCTGCTTGAGCCTCTTGGATTTACTGTGATTGAAGCAGAAGACGGTCAAGTCGGGTTAGAGCAAATTCGCCGACACCGCCCGGATTTAATCATCACCGATCTAGCCATGCCCATCATGGATGGTTTTGAGTTTCTGCGGCATATTCGTGAAGACGAAAACTTTAAAGCAACGAAAGTGATTGTCTCTTCTGCTTCAGTATCACGATCAGATCAGCAGATGGCCTTGGAGCAAGGTGGAGATGCCTTTTTAGCCAAACCAATTGAGATCAGCTTACTCTTTCAAATGATCGCTGAACAATTAAGCATTAGCTGGCTCTATGAGGAGGGGGAGCAACCTCTTGCATCTGAGACGGTCCCAACTGAGATCATCCTACCCTCGACTACAGTGCTCGAAGAGCTATTCGCTTTATCTCAGTACGGTGACGTATTTCGTCTAAAGGAAAAACTGAATGCATTGGTAGAGTCAGATCCGATGTATACTCCTTTCGCTCAGCCCATTTTGGAATTGACCAAGTTATTTATGGTCGAAGAAATTGCAGAGATGCTGAGCACCCAGTTAGAAGAGAAACTGGCTCTATCGGTTGCGAGTAAACCAACAGATTAAAAAAACAGGCGTTCTTCACTACACGTTCCTAGCCCTTTAGTAATGAGGCTGGCAAATCATGGTGCGTGCTAAGGATCTATCTCATATATTTTGGCTAAGATAAATATTCCTAAATACCGGATAGTAAATCTTTCCCTGGGAACAGTATGATAAACCCCTTTCAAATTCCGTTTTCAGTTTGATCGCGGACGCAGGGATTTTATTTTCATGCTTAAGCCTTAATTCCATCGCACTTCACACAAGGCATCCATGCAAATTATCTGGCTTCTGATTAAAGCATCTTGGATCAGTGCGACCCTAGCGATTCTGACTGGGATTACCAGTGGGGTTTGCAGTGCCCGGCTGATTGCTTTGGTTAATTCTGCCATTAGCCAGAACGCTACTCAGTCACTGCTTATCTCCTTTGCCGGGTTGTCTGTTTTGGCCTTTGTGACCGGGAGTCTGTCTCAGTTTCTACTGGTTGATCTGGCCCAAAATTCTGTCTATCAATTGCGCCTGCGTTTGAGTCAGCGAATACTTGCATCTTCCCTACGACAGCTAGAACAGTTAGGCCCCAGCCGACTGTTTGCTGTCTTAACCCAAGATGTGCAGGCCATTTCTAATACCGTTTTTGTGATTCCATTCTTGTGTATTGACCTTGCGGTCGTGGGTGGATGCTTGATCTATCTGGGTTGGTTGTCGATTTGGGTCTTTCTGATTGTGGCGGCTTTTATGGTCGTTGCGATTCCCTTGGTCCAGCTGTTGCTCAACTTTGCCTATCGCTATTTGAATCTGGCCCGTCAAGAAGATGATCAACTGTTTACCCATTTTCGGAGCATCACCGATGGCCTCAAAGAACTGAAGCTGCATTCTGTCCGCAGGCAGACTTTTTTTACCGAAGATCTATCTGTCAGTGCGGGGAAATCGCGTCAGTTCCAAAAAAATGCCTTTAAGTTTGCAGCATTATCTAGTGGCGGCGGCCAGTTCCTATTCTTTCTGCTGCTGGGGGTACTTCTGTTTGGCGTCCCCGAGATCTTACCTTCCACTCAAGCCGTTTTACCTGCCTATATCCTCACCCTGTCTTATCTGATGGGACCTTTGGGAAATATTATCCAACGCTTGCCCAATCTCGCCAGCGCCAATGTCTCCATTCAAAAAGTCAACCAAATGGGATTGAAGCTGGCTGAACATGCTGAGGTAGAAACGGTTGTAACCAAACCCACTCCCAAGGATTGGAACCAGTTGAAATTAGCAGGGGTGGTCCATACCTATCAAGATCCAGGGGCAGATCATCAGTTTAGGGTGGGACCGATTGACCTGACGATTAATTCAGGAGAACTCGTCTTTATTGTCGGCGGCAATGGCAGTGGCAAATCTACTCTGGCAAAGCTGATTACAGGTTTATACACCCCTGAGTCAGGAGAGATCCATTTGGATGCTGAACCAATTGTAGATACTAATCGTGAGTGGTATCGGCAGCTTTTTTCGACGGTTTTTGCAGACTATTATCTGTTTGAACGATTAATCAGCGAGGAGTTCTCTACCCTGGATGCCCAAGCTCGGGCCTATTTGCGCAAATTAGAGCTGGAGCAGAAGGTCTCCGTACAGGATGGACAGCTATCCACCACGGGACTCTCTCAAGGCCAGCGAAAACGGTTAGCCCTGTTGTCTGCCTATCTAGAGAATCGATCCATATACTTGTTTGACGAATGGGCTGCGGACCAAGATCCCATTTTTCGGGAGATCTTTTACACGCAACTGTTAGCAGAACTCAAACAGCGAGGCAAAACCGTACTTGTGATTAGCCATGATGACCATTTCTTTCATCTGGCAGACCGGATTATCAAGCTCGATTATGGTCGAATCGAATCTGATCAGGACTAACGCATTGACAGAAATTACCCCCAATGTTCAAGAGAGCCATCCCAGCAGTGGTTGTTCAAGAATGAATTGTCGAGCAACCTCTTGATATAACTTGCGTTGTAGGGCATACCAGTTGTCTATCTGTTGGTGCCAAACTTGTAATTCCAGCTCCACAAAAGCCCTAAGAGCACAAAACACATGGGTATGAACAGCCTCAGTTAAACGCACACGAAACCGCTGAAGTCCACACAATTGTTTGCCTGCACGATGAAAGCATTCAATGCCCCAATGGAGTGTGTGTAAATGCTCAAACTCAGCTTTACCTGCAATAGCAAGCTCCTTCGGGTCTGGCGCATACAGAAGGTAATAGCGACACGATTCGTTTTGAATCGCTGGCAAAAAACCTTCACGATGCCCACCCCTTTGAGGTAAACATGTAATCCTTGTTCAGGGATGACAAGGGTATCCACGCGTTGATACTGGCTCTGGCCCAATCGCACCTGTCGATTTTTGGCAACACCAACCAGGAATCCCAATTGCACGTCTTTGAGTAAATTGAGATTGGCCTTGGATGCATACCAAGCATCGCTGGTGAAGGTCGTCGGTCGAAGCCCCCAAGCTAAAACCTCTTGGAGCATTTCCTGGAGATATTGATTCTTGGTTTGCCCTCCTGTTTGTCATAAATACGATAGTTAATGGGGACTCTCAAGCCATTGGGACTGGTGTAGTACAGGGTGATTAAGGGGATTCCCAAATCGGTTTGCTATGTTTGCTACTCCAGTAATATCCCAACAGGTCCATTTTCTTGGGGTTGCTGTAGAGTTTCTCAAGAACAGTATCATCAGCACTCAAAACGCCTCCGGTCAGCTCAATCCATTCATTGTCTGCAAGTAAATCAAATAGATCTTTGGGCTCATAGCGTTCTCGAAGCAAAAAGCGGTTGATGCTGTCGTGAGAAACATCTTTGAGGATTTCTGCCATATGGCTGCATCCATCTCCTTGGGGTTGAGCTAGGAGATAGCGGACATAAAGGTCTTGGGTGCACTGAGCAGTTGAAGGCTTGCTGGGTATTCGCAACAGAGGGAGAACATTAACGGCCTTTATCTTTCAACCCACAAAATAAAACCCGTGTCAATGCGTAAGTCCTGCTGATGAGTATCTGGCTGGTAAACAGCGTTAAGCCATTAATGATGAACCAAGCCAGCGAGGATTTGATTTTCGAAAACTAGCCCACTAATGCAGGTTCACCCACTCGACCAGAGAGCACTGGCGCTGCATCAAATAAGTCAGAGCACAGCACTTCGCAGGAATTATTCGGACTTTCAATCAGCTTGATGCGATGAAGTTCGGCTCCAATTTTGAGGATCGGCTCTCGCAAGAGTTTGGCGATATAGAATGCAATATTTTCAGCCGTGGGAACGACCTTTTCAAAGTAGGGAATGTCTTTATTCAAGAAGGTATGGTCAAGGGGTTCTAGGACCACATCGTCGACCAGGCTTTGGAGAGCGACTAAATCCACAATCATGCCTGTCCGGGCATCCACCTCACCTTTGACGGTCACTTCTAGGTGGTAGTTATGGCCATGACCATGAGGTCGAGCGCATTTGCCATAGATTTCGCAGTTTTCTTCAAAACTCAGTTCGGGAAGTGCCAATCGATGCGCAGCACTAAAATGACTTCCAACAGTTAAATAGGCTTCCATGCCAGCTCCTTTATAGTCGGCCCAAAGTTTGGGATGTTCAAAAAGTTGAATATTTACTAATGGCAAGTGGGGGGCTAACCGCTGCCAGATCACCCGGGCCAGATGCTCCGTGGTAGGCAAGGTTTCCTGAAACTCGGGCCATACCTCATTTAGATAGGAAAAATTGAGGGGGTCAGTAACCTCCCGCTTAATCACTTGCTTGACATCCGAGAGATTTAAAACCATCCCATATTGATCGAGTTCGCCCCACATGGAAACAAACAGTTCATAGTTATGGCCATGACCCGGGGAACGCGTACATAGACCAAATTTTTCCTGATTTTCTGATGCAGATAGCTCAGGTAACCAATACCGATGGCTGGCAGAAAACTCAGCGCGTCGGTGGATAAGACATTTCATAACAGGGCAAACCGTAGCAACAGCCGTTCTTCGTTGGAGACACGGCGATAACATTTCTTAAAATTTTAACCTATGGCTCAGGTTCTCTGGGTGAAGCCAAAAGCTTACAGGGATTTAAGCCAAGCCAGAGGTAAGGACATCAACTTCCGCCGGCTGGGAACATAGGCTCGACGGGTAAAGACATCGTATTGGTTCTGCTCAATCACATCCAGAATTTGGCGGTAGAGCACCAGGGCCGACCATACGGGCCAGCGTGCATCCCTTTGCAGGGTGCCAATGCCTGACTCAGCCTGAGCAAAATACTTGCGCGCCCGGCGGATTTGGAACTTCATAAAGGCTCGCCAGCGATCATCGATGACGCCATTGAATAAGTCTGCTTCGGTGTAGTCAAAGGCAGCTAAATCCTCTAAGGGGAGGTAAATCCGCCCACGTCGAGCATCTTCACCGACGTCCCGGAGGATATTAGTGAGCTGATTGGCAATGCCTAAATCGACAGCCTTGTTAATGGTATTGACGGGATTGTTGAGAATTCTAGGGGGACTCCAGGGAGCCTGTAAGCGATCGCAAAAGCGTTCCACCCCCATAATCTGGGCCGACATTAGACCGACGGTTCCAGCAACCCGGTAGCAGTAGAGGTGCAAGTCTTCAAAGGTTTCGTAGCGATCGCGGACTAAATCCATCCGCTGTCCGGCAATCATATCCCGGAACGGTTGGATATCGAGGCCAAAGCGTTCTACTGTGTCCACAAGCGCCACATCCGGGTCGTCCACAGGATGGCCTGCAAACACAGATTCAAGCTGTTCTTCCCACTTATCTAGCGTCTCAGAGGTGGTAAACGCCGCTTGGGGACCGTCGACCAATTCATCCGTCAGCCGACACCAGACATAAATAGCCCATACGCCTTGACGCTTTTCGGGCGACATTAGTTGGGTGCCCAGATAAAAGGTCTTGGCATAATCGGCGGTTACTTGCCGACATTGCTCGTAGGAGTCTTCAAGAGACGCCAGTTTTTTTGTGGGTCTTGGAGTTTCAGGCAGTTGCAGCATTCGGGATTGACTGGGAAACTGGCTTGGACGTTACAGAAGCGTTATTTGAGGATGAAAGAGCTTTGGCACTGTTAATGGCTTGTGCTGTCAGCTTACCAGAAAGCACCGCCCCCTCCATACTGCCCAGATAACGTTGCATGGTGTAACTTCCAGACAAAAAGAAGTTGGAAATGGGCGTTGTTTGTACTGGACGGAACTGTTGCCGACCTGGAATCGCTTTGTAAACTGAGCGGGGTGTTTTTACCACTCGGGCTTTCAGAACTTTGGCCTGATCGGGAATTTCATCCGGGAAAAGTTTGGCGAGTTCCGCAAGGGTGGCCTCAATAATGTCTTCCTCGGATCGGCTGATCCAATCCTCTGCCGGAGCTAAAACCAGCTCCAACATCGATTTGTCTGGATCAGAATATTCTCGGCAGGCATTGCTCATATCGGCGTAGACGCTTAACAGCGGTGACCGAGAGAAGAGTAAATGGTCTACATCGCTGAGCTTGCGGTCAAACCAGAGCTGGATACTAATTACGGGCACCCCTTCTAGTTCCTGAAGCTGTTTGAAATAGGGTTTGACTTTCCACTCGTCAGGCATCATCAGCTTCATGGCGTCTACGGACATGGCCGAGACATAAGCATCTGCAGTGATGGTGTATTCCTCAGAATCAGCAGATCCTTTCATCAAGAAATGATTCACACTGCCATCCTCATTGAGGACAATCTTTTTCAGCGGGGCATTGACCAGAACTTCACCCCCTCGCTCCGTCACATAATCGACGATGGGCTGACAGAGCCGCTCCGGTGGCGCACCATCCAAAAAGGCAATCTTGGAGCCGTAGCGCTCTTGTAAAAATCGATTGAGCGCCGTTAGGGGAATGGTGGCTGAGACTTCATCGGGGTTAATAAAGGTTAGGGCTTTGGAGGCGGCGATAAAAATATCGGAATTAACCCGATCATCGATGCCCTGCTTTTCCAGCCATTCCAGCAAAGAGTAGCGATCCATATCTTCGACGTATTTCTGCCCCCGAACAATCGCAGGCAGCAACCCGATCGCAAACCGTATCTTTTGCTCCCAGGTCAACATATCGTTGTTGCGAAGGATGGAAATAATCACGTTGATGGGGGACGGTAGGTCCGGCACATCAAACCGTGACAACACCCCCGGCTTTTCGGGTTGATTAAAAATCAAGGCATGCTTTTTCCACTGCAGCCGATCTTCAATATCCAGCTCCTTAAGTAGCTGAAGCATGTTGGGATAAGCCCCAAAGAAAGCGTGCAGACCTGTTTCTACCCAGTCTCCATCTTCGTCTTTCCAGGCGGCCACTAAGCCCCCCAGGACAGAGGCCCGTTCTAAAACGATGGGAGTATGCCCTTGGTCAACTAAATATTTGGCACAGGAGAGACCAGCCAGACCTCCACCTGCGATCGCAACTCGCATGAATTGTTATGTCCCTTGGATTACAGCGTCTTTTCTGAACCACCGACCTACCAAGTGGGGGTTCACAGCCCTAATTATACCTTTGCAAACTGTAACAATTCAGAAAATCTGAAAAAAATATAAATTTTCTGAAATTAACGAATGCAGATATTGCATGACACCTTCTACTTTGGTGAGATTCATCGCCACCAGGTTTTGGATTCAACTTGCTGTACTGGTAAACCGCTCAAACCCTGTCAGTACAAGATCTTGTTATATTTAAGAGCAACTTAAGCTTTTCACCCAGTTCCCTTCAATGAACATTCTCTTTGTCCTGATTGCTCTTCTCGCCCTGGTTACCGTTGGTATTGCAGTTTACCTACTCACTGCCCGCAGCTATAATTCTGCGGACTCTGTGGCCAACTCCT
The genomic region above belongs to Acaryochloris sp. CCMEE 5410 and contains:
- the cutA gene encoding divalent-cation tolerance protein CutA, whose amino-acid sequence is METDAIVVMITASSEDEAVAIAALLVRDHLAACVSLFPVSSIYTWDNKVQNEPEWQLMIKTQQDKFADLETKVRELHTYDVPEIIALPVTAGSMPYLNWISTQVQS
- a CDS encoding ATP-binding protein; translation: MVNESSPKRWEFRAQDIPALFASEADCDLLLQSYRVRADGIMVAMNGFLCLVCFALAPLRNTGAAALAIGVPTLLLSLWLRHRHSGELGTRLYMACGFMIYTALIIHQNGGVTEAHFSAFGLIGVLLYYRDWRTILTATVFIYLHHFVLGYGQTLGWPIYVFADSHFWRMFVSHVLYFLPFVGMMSYLSIWLRREGYENQQDLIALRQAEQELIQFNEVLEKRVEERTFALQAAKLEADRANQAKSEFLANMSHELRTPLNGILGYAQILSRSKTLSADDRNGVGVILDSGSHLLSLINDVLDLAKIEAGKLELVPTTTSLPNLLQRVVDICQIKATQKGLQFSYKPSPQLPEGILADEKLLSQVLINLIGNAIKFTNAGTVTFQIEVSKGSDEQVSLMFKVIDTGRGIAEEDIDKLFEAFEQVGDHHKQSEGTGLGLAISQRIVQLMGGTIHINSKPGDGSEFWFILDFPLVESGKKRQPFRSRQRIIGYQTSHNRQGEIPLTLLVVDDHGENRAVLLNLLEPLGFTVIEAEDGQVGLEQIRRHRPDLIITDLAMPIMDGFEFLRHIREDENFKATKVIVSSASVSRSDQQMALEQGGDAFLAKPIEISLLFQMIAEQLSISWLYEEGEQPLASETVPTEIILPSTTVLEELFALSQYGDVFRLKEKLNALVESDPMYTPFAQPILELTKLFMVEEIAEMLSTQLEEKLALSVASKPTD
- a CDS encoding cyclic peptide export ABC transporter — encoded protein: MQIIWLLIKASWISATLAILTGITSGVCSARLIALVNSAISQNATQSLLISFAGLSVLAFVTGSLSQFLLVDLAQNSVYQLRLRLSQRILASSLRQLEQLGPSRLFAVLTQDVQAISNTVFVIPFLCIDLAVVGGCLIYLGWLSIWVFLIVAAFMVVAIPLVQLLLNFAYRYLNLARQEDDQLFTHFRSITDGLKELKLHSVRRQTFFTEDLSVSAGKSRQFQKNAFKFAALSSGGGQFLFFLLLGVLLFGVPEILPSTQAVLPAYILTLSYLMGPLGNIIQRLPNLASANVSIQKVNQMGLKLAEHAEVETVVTKPTPKDWNQLKLAGVVHTYQDPGADHQFRVGPIDLTINSGELVFIVGGNGSGKSTLAKLITGLYTPESGEIHLDAEPIVDTNREWYRQLFSTVFADYYLFERLISEEFSTLDAQARAYLRKLELEQKVSVQDGQLSTTGLSQGQRKRLALLSAYLENRSIYLFDEWAADQDPIFREIFYTQLLAELKQRGKTVLVISHDDHFFHLADRIIKLDYGRIESDQD
- a CDS encoding 6-carboxytetrahydropterin synthase, with product MKCLIHRRAEFSASHRYWLPELSASENQEKFGLCTRSPGHGHNYELFVSMWGELDQYGMVLNLSDVKQVIKREVTDPLNFSYLNEVWPEFQETLPTTEHLARVIWQRLAPHLPLVNIQLFEHPKLWADYKGAGMEAYLTVGSHFSAAHRLALPELSFEENCEIYGKCARPHGHGHNYHLEVTVKGEVDARTGMIVDLVALQSLVDDVVLEPLDHTFLNKDIPYFEKVVPTAENIAFYIAKLLREPILKIGAELHRIKLIESPNNSCEVLCSDLFDAAPVLSGRVGEPALVG
- a CDS encoding phytoene synthase; its protein translation is MLQLPETPRPTKKLASLEDSYEQCRQVTADYAKTFYLGTQLMSPEKRQGVWAIYVWCRLTDELVDGPQAAFTTSETLDKWEEQLESVFAGHPVDDPDVALVDTVERFGLDIQPFRDMIAGQRMDLVRDRYETFEDLHLYCYRVAGTVGLMSAQIMGVERFCDRLQAPWSPPRILNNPVNTINKAVDLGIANQLTNILRDVGEDARRGRIYLPLEDLAAFDYTEADLFNGVIDDRWRAFMKFQIRRARKYFAQAESGIGTLQRDARWPVWSALVLYRQILDVIEQNQYDVFTRRAYVPSRRKLMSLPLAWLKSL
- the pds gene encoding 15-cis-phytoene desaturase, yielding MRVAIAGGGLAGLSCAKYLVDQGHTPIVLERASVLGGLVAAWKDEDGDWVETGLHAFFGAYPNMLQLLKELDIEDRLQWKKHALIFNQPEKPGVLSRFDVPDLPSPINVIISILRNNDMLTWEQKIRFAIGLLPAIVRGQKYVEDMDRYSLLEWLEKQGIDDRVNSDIFIAASKALTFINPDEVSATIPLTALNRFLQERYGSKIAFLDGAPPERLCQPIVDYVTERGGEVLVNAPLKKIVLNEDGSVNHFLMKGSADSEEYTITADAYVSAMSVDAMKLMMPDEWKVKPYFKQLQELEGVPVISIQLWFDRKLSDVDHLLFSRSPLLSVYADMSNACREYSDPDKSMLELVLAPAEDWISRSEEDIIEATLAELAKLFPDEIPDQAKVLKARVVKTPRSVYKAIPGRQQFRPVQTTPISNFFLSGSYTMQRYLGSMEGAVLSGKLTAQAINSAKALSSSNNASVTSKPVSQSIPNAATA